In the Oxobacter pfennigii genome, one interval contains:
- a CDS encoding cold-shock protein encodes MNNGTVKWFNSEKGFGFITNENGGDDVFVHFSAIQSNGYKSLNEGDKVTFDIEQDPKDSRKLRAVNVKAA; translated from the coding sequence ATGAATAACGGTACAGTAAAATGGTTCAATTCTGAAAAGGGCTTTGGGTTCATCACCAACGAGAATGGTGGCGATGATGTGTTCGTGCATTTCTCCGCAATTCAGAGCAATGGCTACAAATCCCTCAACGAAGGCGACAAGGTCACCTTTGACATCGAGCAAGACCCCAAAGACAGCCGCAAACTGCGTGCTGTTAACGTCAAAGCTGCGTAA
- a CDS encoding DUF4275 family protein, which yields MSRIFSEIFWKEFFKEIERIDELEDNEEKEIRHQLLDEVTNKINDYSSHIFDYEYSQKRQKVIERSVVFVPQENLRMLKTRWSKLFAKSVDDQTKSKIHYSQFKWHIFSFKVISFLEKGEARKAFDQCQENTVYAFYQDRDEAFLIKNPSLLQSGDFDMESDIYIFDTIEKWTYIHTHEEQCGPYFYCVK from the coding sequence ATGTCAAGAATCTTTAGTGAGATCTTCTGGAAAGAATTTTTTAAAGAAATAGAACGGATTGATGAATTAGAGGACAATGAAGAAAAAGAAATCCGGCATCAGCTGTTGGATGAAGTGACAAACAAGATCAATGATTACAGCAGTCACATTTTTGATTATGAATATTCACAAAAGCGGCAGAAAGTCATAGAAAGAAGCGTGGTCTTTGTCCCCCAGGAAAATCTTCGCATGCTAAAAACCAGATGGAGTAAATTGTTTGCTAAATCTGTGGATGACCAGACAAAAAGTAAAATCCATTATTCACAGTTTAAGTGGCATATTTTTAGCTTTAAAGTAATTTCTTTCCTTGAGAAGGGCGAAGCCAGGAAAGCATTTGACCAATGCCAAGAAAATACAGTGTATGCATTTTACCAGGATAGAGACGAAGCTTTTTTGATAAAAAACCCATCTCTTCTCCAATCGGGGGACTTTGATATGGAGAGTGATATTTACATATTTGATACCATCGAAAAATGGACATATATCCATACCCACGAGGAACAGTGCGGGCCATACTTTTACTGTGTAAAATAA
- a CDS encoding helix-turn-helix domain-containing protein has translation MARLGKGIIQDQLAEHTSLSSQAVSKWENGLSCRMLLSFLNSQDYFNVIVDELPRGEKS, from the coding sequence ATGGCTCGGCTTGGGAAGGGCATTATACAGGACCAGCTTGCAGAGCACACCAGCCTCTCTTCCCAGGCAGTAAGTAAGTGGGAAAATGGCCTGTCATGCCGGATGTTGCTTTCCTTCCTCAACTCGCAGGATTATTTTAATGTCATAGTGGATGAACTTCCAAGAGGTGAAAAATCTTAA
- a CDS encoding PadR family transcriptional regulator codes for MENLTEMLKGVLEGCVLEIISCGETYGYEITRRLNALGFTDVVDGTVYTILVRLEKNNLVDIEKKPSDMGPPRKFFTLNDAGRKELRKFWEKWEFVSSKINELKEKK; via the coding sequence CTGGAAAACCTAACGGAAATGCTCAAAGGCGTGCTTGAGGGCTGCGTCCTTGAAATTATAAGCTGTGGCGAAACCTATGGCTACGAAATCACGCGGCGTTTGAATGCCCTCGGCTTCACAGATGTTGTGGATGGAACTGTCTACACCATTTTGGTGCGGCTTGAGAAAAATAATCTCGTGGATATAGAAAAAAAGCCCTCCGATATGGGACCTCCGCGCAAGTTTTTCACCCTCAACGACGCGGGGCGCAAGGAACTGCGGAAGTTCTGGGAAAAGTGGGAGTTCGTATCATCGAAAATTAACGAGTTAAAGGAGAAAAAATAA
- a CDS encoding DUF1048 domain-containing protein codes for MNFWELITGGDMTKELKAFESRAKKLPADYQAAWEKIKANLWPHSDFTGRNLMPILDGVLGLLEEAAADGQSVQKVFGDDIKGFCSALAGEEGAKSYRDKWRQQLNNNVAKKLGK; via the coding sequence ATGAATTTTTGGGAATTGATTACAGGCGGCGACATGACCAAAGAATTGAAAGCCTTTGAATCTCGAGCCAAAAAGCTGCCGGCTGATTATCAAGCGGCATGGGAAAAAATTAAGGCCAATCTTTGGCCCCACTCGGATTTCACTGGCCGCAACCTCATGCCAATTCTTGACGGTGTGCTTGGCCTGCTCGAAGAAGCGGCGGCGGATGGTCAGAGTGTACAAAAGGTTTTTGGTGACGATATCAAAGGCTTCTGTTCAGCGCTGGCCGGTGAGGAAGGGGCAAAGTCTTACCGCGACAAGTGGCGCCAGCAACTCAACAATAATGTCGCTAAAAAGTTAGGAAAATAG
- a CDS encoding DUF1048 domain-containing protein: MRIQDIIEGKKEWRVHMARVKALPRDYQIVYKEIQKYLFKVGPVELTNGTGLLSGIIDLFEGGAALGKGVLDVTGSDVAAFCDDLIKDSKTYADIYQESVHQEVNKAMKKVTDKTK, from the coding sequence ATGAGAATACAAGATATCATCGAAGGCAAAAAAGAGTGGCGTGTGCACATGGCGCGTGTCAAAGCGCTCCCGCGAGATTATCAGATTGTTTATAAAGAGATCCAAAAATATCTCTTTAAGGTCGGCCCCGTTGAACTGACCAACGGGACGGGTTTGCTCTCGGGAATTATCGATCTTTTTGAAGGGGGAGCGGCCTTGGGAAAAGGCGTGCTCGATGTGACGGGCAGTGACGTAGCGGCTTTCTGCGACGATCTAATCAAAGATTCCAAAACTTACGCTGACATCTATCAAGAATCGGTTCACCAAGAAGTTAACAAAGCCATGAAAAAGGTTACGGATAAAACAAAGTAA
- a CDS encoding ABC transporter ATP-binding protein translates to MGKAIEVKGLNKSYKKLHVLKGVDFEVEKGSIFALLGSNGAGKTTIVKILTTLLKQDGGTAAINGFDVAAKPDYVRQSISLTGQFAAVDEILTGRENLIMIAKLRHLNNPRDVAEDLLNRFGLTGAASRRVSTYSGGMRRRLDIAMSLVGKPQLIFLDEPTTGLDPEGRIEVWKVVKELANTGTTVFLTTQYLEEAEQLADRIAILHEGKIIVSGTLEELKKLFPPAKVEYVEKQPTLEEIFLAVIGNKEEK, encoded by the coding sequence ATGGGAAAAGCGATTGAAGTAAAAGGGCTTAATAAGTCCTACAAGAAACTTCATGTTCTAAAGGGCGTAGATTTCGAGGTGGAAAAAGGCAGTATTTTCGCTCTGCTCGGCTCCAACGGCGCAGGCAAGACGACCATTGTAAAAATCCTCACCACGCTGCTTAAACAGGATGGCGGAACTGCCGCCATCAACGGCTTCGACGTTGCGGCAAAGCCGGACTATGTGCGGCAGTCCATCAGCCTGACCGGACAATTTGCTGCCGTAGACGAGATATTGACCGGGCGGGAAAATCTTATCATGATCGCCAAACTGCGGCACCTTAACAATCCCCGTGACGTCGCGGAGGATTTACTGAACCGCTTCGGTCTGACCGGCGCCGCCAGCCGCAGGGTTTCCACCTATTCGGGCGGTATGCGCCGCAGGCTCGACATCGCCATGAGCCTTGTGGGAAAACCGCAGCTTATTTTTCTTGATGAGCCTACCACCGGGCTTGACCCCGAAGGACGCATCGAGGTCTGGAAGGTTGTCAAAGAGCTTGCTAACACTGGTACGACGGTGTTCCTAACTACGCAGTATCTGGAGGAAGCCGAGCAGCTTGCGGATCGAATTGCCATTCTTCATGAAGGAAAGATTATCGTGAGCGGCACCCTCGAGGAACTGAAAAAACTGTTCCCGCCTGCAAAGGTGGAGTATGTGGAAAAACAGCCGACATTGGAGGAGATATTCCTCGCAGTAATCGGCAATAAGGAGGAAAAGTAA
- a CDS encoding ABC transporter permease, with product MEAIKKHFFSDMGVMLGRSMRHITRSMDTIITVTIMPIAMMLLFVYVLGGAIQTGTDNYVNYLLPGILLMAIASGISYTAFRLFMDMQRGIFERFHSMPIARSAALWGHVLTSLVSNAISVVVIILVALIMGFHSSSGILSWLAVAGILVLVTLALTWIAVIPGLTAKSVDGASAFSYPLIFLPFISSAFVPTESMPPVVRAFAENQPVTSIVDAIRALLSGQPVSNDIWVALAWCIGIMLVAYIFAMRAYKKRA from the coding sequence ATGGAAGCGATAAAGAAACACTTTTTCAGTGATATGGGCGTTATGCTTGGACGCTCCATGCGCCATATTACCCGCAGCATGGACACCATCATCACGGTCACCATCATGCCGATCGCGATGATGCTGCTGTTTGTCTATGTCTTAGGCGGGGCGATACAAACTGGCACGGATAACTATGTAAATTACCTGCTGCCCGGCATCCTGCTGATGGCTATTGCAAGCGGCATATCCTATACGGCTTTCCGTCTGTTTATGGACATGCAGCGGGGCATCTTCGAACGGTTTCATTCTATGCCGATTGCGCGCTCGGCTGCTCTTTGGGGGCATGTGCTGACCTCGCTGGTATCTAACGCTATTTCGGTTGTCGTCATCATTCTCGTGGCGCTCATTATGGGCTTCCACTCATCGTCAGGGATACTCTCGTGGCTTGCCGTAGCCGGTATACTCGTGCTTGTTACACTGGCCCTGACATGGATTGCGGTGATTCCTGGACTGACTGCAAAATCGGTGGACGGTGCAAGCGCCTTTTCCTACCCGCTTATCTTTCTGCCGTTTATCAGTTCGGCATTTGTGCCGACCGAATCGATGCCGCCAGTCGTCCGTGCTTTTGCCGAAAATCAGCCGGTTACTTCAATAGTGGACGCCATCCGCGCGTTGCTGTCAGGTCAGCCTGTCAGCAATGACATTTGGGTCGCTCTTGCGTGGTGTATCGGGATTATGCTTGTGGCTTACATTTTTGCGATGAGGGCGTATAAAAAACGGGCGTAA
- a CDS encoding phosphatase PAP2 family protein has translation MEYLLEMLKWIQSIRNPVLDHAFTFITVLGEDYFAIAVLCLILWCVNKKSGYAIGFAYLTSWIFNFSLKEAFKLPRPFILDRGIIPIRPETATGYSFPSGHTQGISALSAAIGTAFRKKWLYAAGSTLVIFMAMSRMYLGVHTLLDVAVGAVAGITWAFVANLIFSYSDRANRKVLLLFMFIPMALGMVFIQDNDYYKIAGTFTSFVIGYLLDCRYIHYEAKSSAWQQAAKFIIGMAVLISIKGLVKEVLGENLASNYLRYFLIGFWITVAAPLLFKKMFGAKFFDTNHQLNIQG, from the coding sequence ATGGAATATTTACTAGAAATGCTCAAATGGATTCAGTCCATAAGAAATCCTGTGCTGGACCATGCGTTTACATTTATTACGGTATTGGGAGAGGACTATTTTGCCATCGCTGTTTTATGCCTTATATTATGGTGTGTGAATAAAAAGTCCGGTTATGCAATCGGCTTTGCATATCTGACCTCCTGGATATTCAATTTTTCTTTAAAGGAGGCCTTTAAGCTTCCGCGGCCTTTTATCCTGGATAGAGGCATTATTCCCATACGTCCCGAAACAGCCACAGGCTACTCCTTCCCAAGCGGCCACACCCAGGGCATATCGGCTTTGAGCGCAGCCATCGGAACGGCATTCAGAAAAAAATGGCTTTATGCCGCCGGGAGCACCCTGGTTATCTTTATGGCTATGTCAAGGATGTATCTGGGGGTTCATACGCTTCTGGACGTGGCCGTCGGAGCTGTTGCGGGTATTACCTGGGCGTTCGTTGCCAATCTCATATTCAGCTATTCCGATAGGGCGAACCGGAAAGTTCTGCTGCTGTTTATGTTTATTCCCATGGCGCTGGGAATGGTCTTTATACAGGACAACGACTATTACAAAATTGCGGGGACCTTCACTAGTTTTGTCATCGGATACCTTTTGGATTGCCGGTACATTCATTATGAGGCAAAGAGTTCCGCCTGGCAGCAGGCTGCTAAGTTTATTATCGGTATGGCTGTGCTGATATCCATAAAAGGGCTTGTAAAGGAAGTCCTGGGAGAAAACCTTGCATCAAATTACCTTCGCTACTTTCTCATAGGATTCTGGATCACTGTCGCCGCACCTTTGTTGTTTAAAAAGATGTTCGGCGCAAAATTTTTTGATACAAACCATCAGCTTAACATCCAGGGATAA
- a CDS encoding DUF1848 domain-containing protein, translating into MIVSASRRTDIPAYYSHWFLNRIKEQYVLVRNPMNIHQISKVNLSPDVVDCIVFWTKNPEPMIDKLDKLKGYNFYFQFTLNSYSNDIEKNIPSKNRCLIETFKRLSAKIGAERTIWRYDPIFLNQKYTAEYHSEYFEKLAKHLSNYTEKCTISFMDFYPTIKNNIVSLGITEMTKMQQWDIAEQLSRIAFKYGLKMDTCCEGIDLSKLGIRHAKCIDGDLISRIIGSSLSVEKDKNQRLECGCVSSIDIGLYNTCCNGCKYCYANHSLAVLQKNREGYDMNSPLLCSHARPGDIISERSVRSLKDNQISLLPT; encoded by the coding sequence ATGATTGTAAGTGCCAGCCGAAGGACCGATATACCTGCATATTATTCCCATTGGTTTTTAAACCGAATTAAAGAGCAATATGTTTTAGTACGCAATCCGATGAATATTCATCAAATAAGCAAAGTCAATTTATCACCTGATGTAGTAGATTGCATTGTTTTTTGGACTAAAAACCCTGAACCGATGATTGATAAACTTGATAAACTAAAAGGTTATAATTTTTATTTTCAGTTTACACTTAATTCATATAGCAATGATATTGAGAAAAACATTCCTTCAAAAAACCGCTGTTTAATTGAAACTTTCAAACGCCTTTCTGCAAAGATTGGCGCTGAAAGGACTATATGGAGGTATGATCCTATTTTTTTAAATCAAAAGTATACAGCTGAGTATCATAGTGAATACTTTGAAAAGTTAGCCAAGCATCTAAGTAATTATACGGAGAAATGCACAATAAGTTTTATGGATTTCTATCCCACAATAAAAAACAATATTGTTTCTCTTGGAATAACCGAAATGACCAAAATGCAGCAATGGGATATTGCGGAACAATTATCGAGAATTGCTTTTAAATATGGCCTTAAGATGGATACATGCTGTGAAGGTATTGATTTAAGTAAATTGGGCATCAGACATGCAAAATGCATAGATGGTGACTTGATATCCCGAATTATTGGGAGTTCTCTAAGTGTTGAAAAAGATAAAAATCAACGGTTAGAGTGCGGATGTGTTTCAAGCATTGATATAGGGTTATATAATACTTGCTGTAATGGATGTAAATATTGCTATGCAAATCACAGCTTAGCTGTATTACAGAAAAATAGGGAAGGGTATGATATGAATTCTCCTCTGCTTTGCAGTCATGCCAGACCCGGCGATATAATCAGTGAAAGAAGTGTAAGGTCATTGAAAGATAATCAGATAAGCTTATTGCCAACCTGA
- a CDS encoding YbaN family protein encodes MELYSIKKYLLVFLGSLSLALGVAGIIIPLLPTTPLLLLASYCYLRSSKRLYNWLINHKVFGKYILYYLTYKAIPKKTKITAIFFLWSTLIISMILVSSLHIRLFLILVGIGVTVHLMMLKTLSLEDIKALNDLHCKPEEQTSLNEE; translated from the coding sequence TTGGAATTATATTCGATTAAAAAATACTTACTTGTTTTTCTAGGATCATTATCTTTAGCTCTAGGGGTGGCGGGCATTATTATCCCTTTACTTCCAACCACTCCCCTTCTGCTGCTTGCCTCTTACTGTTATCTGCGAAGCTCCAAAAGGCTGTATAATTGGCTGATCAATCACAAAGTCTTTGGAAAATATATATTGTACTATTTGACTTATAAGGCTATCCCAAAGAAAACGAAAATCACTGCAATTTTTTTTCTTTGGTCAACATTGATTATTTCTATGATCCTTGTATCTTCACTGCATATCAGACTTTTCTTAATTTTGGTCGGAATAGGTGTGACCGTTCATCTTATGATGTTAAAAACACTGAGTCTTGAAGACATTAAAGCGCTTAATGACTTGCATTGTAAGCCTGAAGAACAAACCTCATTAAATGAGGAATAA